One window of the Paenibacillus beijingensis genome contains the following:
- a CDS encoding SDR family oxidoreductase, whose translation MIAVNTVPPGAIATDFSGGMVRDDPEVNKHVAEMTALGRVGQPDDIGPMIASLLSGENRWVNAQRIEVSGGMSI comes from the coding sequence ATGATCGCGGTCAATACCGTGCCCCCCGGGGCGATCGCGACCGATTTCAGCGGCGGCATGGTTCGTGACGATCCCGAGGTCAATAAGCACGTCGCGGAGATGACGGCACTTGGCCGCGTCGGCCAACCCGACGACATCGGTCCGATGATCGCGTCGCTCCTGTCCGGGGAGAATCGCTGGGTGAATGCCCAGCGCATCGAGGTCTCGGGCGGAATGTCTATTTAA